The Quercus robur chromosome 7, dhQueRobu3.1, whole genome shotgun sequence genome has a segment encoding these proteins:
- the LOC126692927 gene encoding myb family transcription factor PHL5-like isoform X4: protein MEDSSLYCTETPLKMGVLTPSLASDFQETKSYMGFQQQENQVGNSPLASQSSQSSSTESVNSNKLLCNNGSKLFPHDRKLLWGQNTTKVRRKLSFPSEANQGLKVCHSASSRPAPTLKKRIRWTPDLHNQFVKCVERLGGPEKATPKAILKLMETNLLTIFHVKSHLQKYRTTLSGTESVDEMPKRRASADGNPQLHVKISMKIQETLQLQLEVEKRLHEQLEVQQNLQIMIEEQWRQIRMMSHVQEDKTIASLFCKYYKKMDTQMMSATGYMSF, encoded by the exons ATGGAAGATTCTTCCCTATATTGCACAGAAACGCCCCTTAAGATGGGAGTTCTGACTCCATCACTAGCCTCAGATTTTCAAGAAACTAAGAGTTACATGGGTTTTCAACAACAAGAGAATCAAGTGGGCAATTCTCCTTTGGCGTCACAATCTTCTCAATCTTCTTCAACTGAATCAG TGAACTCAAATAAACTTTTATGCAACAATGGAAGTAAGCTTTTTCCACATGACCGGAAGCTGCTGTGGGGTCAGAATACTACCAAAGTCAGGAGGAAACTTTCATTTCCTTCTGAGGCAAATCAGGGTCTAAAG GTTTGCCACAGTGCATCATCAAGGCCAGCTCCAACACTTAAAAAACGAATCAGATGGACTCCAGACCTTCACAATCAATTCGTGAAGTGTGTTGAGCGCCTTGGTGGTCCTGAGA AGGCAACACCAAAAGCTATACTGAAGCTGATGGAAACAAATTTATTGACCATTTTTCATGTGAAAAGTCATTTACAG AAATATCGAACCACACTGTCTGGGACAGAGTCTGTAGATG AAATGCCTAAGAGAAGAGCTAGTGCAGATGGCAATCCCCAACTCCATGTGAAAAT TAGCATGAAAATTCAGGAGACATTGCAGTTGCAACTTGAAGTTGAGAAGCGTCTTCATGAACAATTAGAG GTTCAACAAAATTTACAGATAATGATTGAAGAACAATGGAGACAAATCAGGATGATGTCTCACGTGCAAGAGGACAAAACAAT TGCTTCTCTTTTTTGCAAATATTACAAGAAAATGGACACACAGATGATGAGTGCTACAGGCTACATGAGTTTCTGA
- the LOC126692927 gene encoding protein PHOSPHATE STARVATION RESPONSE 2-like isoform X3, translating into MCKLQSCVKTNKIGFHKTMFDSSQLFCTDPPLNMGVQTPAMREVTQQLNFEPPKLSNSTTTNPFGSISSAFQIMGFQQQFGNSPLASSRDQQFGNSPLAISQFPSFDSDVLSCQSSEKNFSLTDSAEQAAGSNLDFRDSLQSLVKSHLYSSSDKSNVPRNNTCRSNRFPHDQNMLLGVDSAAFVRRQFSLSSYANQGLKVCHSASSRPAPTLKKRIRWTPDLHNQFVKCVERLGGPEKATPKAILKLMETNLLTIFHVKSHLQKYRTTLSGTESVDEMPKRRASADGNPQLHVKISMKIQETLQLQLEVEKRLHEQLEVQQNLQIMIEEQWRQIRMMSHVQEDKTMIDN; encoded by the exons ATGTGCAAGTTGCAATCTTGtgtgaaaacaaacaaaattggtTTCCATAAAACCATGTTCGATTCTTCCCAACTATTTTGCACTGATCCACCCTTAAACATGGGAGTTCAGACTCCAGCCATGAGGGAAGTAACACAACAGCTTAACTTTGAGCCTCCTAAATTATCCAACTCCACCACGACCAATCCCTTTGGATCAATAAGCTCAGCCTTTCAGATCATGGGTTTTCAACAACAATTTGGCAATTCTCCTTTGGCATCCTCTCGAGACCAACAATTTGGCAATTCTCCTTTGGCAATATCCCAGTTTCCCAGTTTTGATTCAGACGTCTTGTCGTGTCAATCTTCTGAGAAAAACTTTTCCTTAACCGATTCAGCTGAGCAAGCAGCTGGGTCAAACCTTGACTTCAGGGACTCCTTGCAGTCACTTGTAAAATCCCACTTATATTCTTCTTCGGATAAGTCAAATGTTCCACGCAACAATACATGTAGAAGCAATCGTTTTCCACATGACCAGAACATGTTGCTTGGTGTTGACAGTGCTGCCTTTGTCAGGAGGCAATTTTCGCTTTCTTCATATGCCAATCAGGGTCTCAAA GTTTGCCACAGTGCATCATCAAGGCCAGCTCCAACACTTAAAAAACGAATCAGATGGACTCCAGACCTTCACAATCAATTCGTGAAGTGTGTTGAGCGCCTTGGTGGTCCTGAGA AGGCAACACCAAAAGCTATACTGAAGCTGATGGAAACAAATTTATTGACCATTTTTCATGTGAAAAGTCATTTACAG AAATATCGAACCACACTGTCTGGGACAGAGTCTGTAGATG AAATGCCTAAGAGAAGAGCTAGTGCAGATGGCAATCCCCAACTCCATGTGAAAAT TAGCATGAAAATTCAGGAGACATTGCAGTTGCAACTTGAAGTTGAGAAGCGTCTTCATGAACAATTAGAG GTTCAACAAAATTTACAGATAATGATTGAAGAACAATGGAGACAAATCAGGATGATGTCTCACGTGCAAGAGGACAAAACAAT gATTGATAACTGA
- the LOC126692927 gene encoding protein PHOSPHATE STARVATION RESPONSE 2-like isoform X1 gives MCKLQSCVKTNKIGFHKTMFDSSQLFCTDPPLNMGVQTPAMREVTQQLNFEPPKLSNSTTTNPFGSISSAFQIMGFQQQFGNSPLASSRDQQFGNSPLAISQFPSFDSDVLSCQSSEKNFSLTDSAEQAAGSNLDFRDSLQSLVKSHLYSSSDKSNVPRNNTCRSNRFPHDQNMLLGVDSAAFVRRQFSLSSYANQGLKVCHSASSRPAPTLKKRIRWTPDLHNQFVKCVERLGGPEKATPKAILKLMETNLLTIFHVKSHLQKYRTTLSGTESVDEMPKRRASADGNPQLHVKISMKIQETLQLQLEVEKRLHEQLEVQQNLQIMIEEQWRQIRMMSHVQEDKTIASLFCKYYKKMDTQMMSATGYMSF, from the exons ATGTGCAAGTTGCAATCTTGtgtgaaaacaaacaaaattggtTTCCATAAAACCATGTTCGATTCTTCCCAACTATTTTGCACTGATCCACCCTTAAACATGGGAGTTCAGACTCCAGCCATGAGGGAAGTAACACAACAGCTTAACTTTGAGCCTCCTAAATTATCCAACTCCACCACGACCAATCCCTTTGGATCAATAAGCTCAGCCTTTCAGATCATGGGTTTTCAACAACAATTTGGCAATTCTCCTTTGGCATCCTCTCGAGACCAACAATTTGGCAATTCTCCTTTGGCAATATCCCAGTTTCCCAGTTTTGATTCAGACGTCTTGTCGTGTCAATCTTCTGAGAAAAACTTTTCCTTAACCGATTCAGCTGAGCAAGCAGCTGGGTCAAACCTTGACTTCAGGGACTCCTTGCAGTCACTTGTAAAATCCCACTTATATTCTTCTTCGGATAAGTCAAATGTTCCACGCAACAATACATGTAGAAGCAATCGTTTTCCACATGACCAGAACATGTTGCTTGGTGTTGACAGTGCTGCCTTTGTCAGGAGGCAATTTTCGCTTTCTTCATATGCCAATCAGGGTCTCAAA GTTTGCCACAGTGCATCATCAAGGCCAGCTCCAACACTTAAAAAACGAATCAGATGGACTCCAGACCTTCACAATCAATTCGTGAAGTGTGTTGAGCGCCTTGGTGGTCCTGAGA AGGCAACACCAAAAGCTATACTGAAGCTGATGGAAACAAATTTATTGACCATTTTTCATGTGAAAAGTCATTTACAG AAATATCGAACCACACTGTCTGGGACAGAGTCTGTAGATG AAATGCCTAAGAGAAGAGCTAGTGCAGATGGCAATCCCCAACTCCATGTGAAAAT TAGCATGAAAATTCAGGAGACATTGCAGTTGCAACTTGAAGTTGAGAAGCGTCTTCATGAACAATTAGAG GTTCAACAAAATTTACAGATAATGATTGAAGAACAATGGAGACAAATCAGGATGATGTCTCACGTGCAAGAGGACAAAACAAT TGCTTCTCTTTTTTGCAAATATTACAAGAAAATGGACACACAGATGATGAGTGCTACAGGCTACATGAGTTTCTGA
- the LOC126692927 gene encoding protein PHOSPHATE STARVATION RESPONSE 2-like isoform X2: MCKLQSCVKTNKIGFHKTMFDSSQLFCTDPPLNMGVQTPAMREVTQQLNFEPPKLSNSTTTNPFGSISSAFQIMGFQQQFGNSPLASSRDQQFGNSPLAISQFPSFDSDVLSCQSSEKNFSLTDSAEQAAGSNLDFRDSLQSLVKSHLYSSSDKSNVPRNNTCRSNRFPHDQNMLLGVDSAAFVRRQFSLSSYANQGLKVCHSASSRPAPTLKKRIRWTPDLHNQFVKCVERLGGPEKATPKAILKLMETNLLTIFHVKSHLQKYRTTLSGTESVDEMPKRRASADGNPQLHVKIMKIQETLQLQLEVEKRLHEQLEVQQNLQIMIEEQWRQIRMMSHVQEDKTIASLFCKYYKKMDTQMMSATGYMSF; this comes from the exons ATGTGCAAGTTGCAATCTTGtgtgaaaacaaacaaaattggtTTCCATAAAACCATGTTCGATTCTTCCCAACTATTTTGCACTGATCCACCCTTAAACATGGGAGTTCAGACTCCAGCCATGAGGGAAGTAACACAACAGCTTAACTTTGAGCCTCCTAAATTATCCAACTCCACCACGACCAATCCCTTTGGATCAATAAGCTCAGCCTTTCAGATCATGGGTTTTCAACAACAATTTGGCAATTCTCCTTTGGCATCCTCTCGAGACCAACAATTTGGCAATTCTCCTTTGGCAATATCCCAGTTTCCCAGTTTTGATTCAGACGTCTTGTCGTGTCAATCTTCTGAGAAAAACTTTTCCTTAACCGATTCAGCTGAGCAAGCAGCTGGGTCAAACCTTGACTTCAGGGACTCCTTGCAGTCACTTGTAAAATCCCACTTATATTCTTCTTCGGATAAGTCAAATGTTCCACGCAACAATACATGTAGAAGCAATCGTTTTCCACATGACCAGAACATGTTGCTTGGTGTTGACAGTGCTGCCTTTGTCAGGAGGCAATTTTCGCTTTCTTCATATGCCAATCAGGGTCTCAAA GTTTGCCACAGTGCATCATCAAGGCCAGCTCCAACACTTAAAAAACGAATCAGATGGACTCCAGACCTTCACAATCAATTCGTGAAGTGTGTTGAGCGCCTTGGTGGTCCTGAGA AGGCAACACCAAAAGCTATACTGAAGCTGATGGAAACAAATTTATTGACCATTTTTCATGTGAAAAGTCATTTACAG AAATATCGAACCACACTGTCTGGGACAGAGTCTGTAGATG AAATGCCTAAGAGAAGAGCTAGTGCAGATGGCAATCCCCAACTCCATGTGAAAAT CATGAAAATTCAGGAGACATTGCAGTTGCAACTTGAAGTTGAGAAGCGTCTTCATGAACAATTAGAG GTTCAACAAAATTTACAGATAATGATTGAAGAACAATGGAGACAAATCAGGATGATGTCTCACGTGCAAGAGGACAAAACAAT TGCTTCTCTTTTTTGCAAATATTACAAGAAAATGGACACACAGATGATGAGTGCTACAGGCTACATGAGTTTCTGA